TGCGCCGAGACAGGAACATTCAACGCGAGAGAGTCGCCTCACGGCGAGGACAGGCCGGGTCCTGTCCGTACGGAATGTTTGCACGCCTATCCCTCACCAAACCTCTTCATAGACCCGGCAGCCACTCTCCCGTACACAGGACACCCCCTCTCCCAGCATTGGGCGGGAGCCATCGCCCAAGGGGCACCCGGGCAGCGGCCGGGGGGTGAGAGCCGCCGCCGCCACCCTACCTCACCACGAAATTGATCAACCGCCCGGCCACGTAGATCTCTTTGACAACAGTCTTCCCGGACAGGTACTCGGCGATGCGCTCGTTGGCGCGGGCTGCGTCGAGGGCGTCAGGCTGGCTGACATCGGGTGCCAGGCTGACGTGACCACGGACCTTGCCGTTCACCTGCACGGCGACTTCGATCGTGTCCTCGGCAGCGAGTGCCTCGTCCCACTCGGGCCACGACTGCGTATGCACCGAAAACGGCTTGCCCAGTTGGTGCCACAGCTCTTCGCTGATGTATGGTGCACCCGGTGCCAGCAGCAGCGGCAGCGTGTCGATCGCCTCTCGCCAGGCGCTGGTGTGCGCGACCTCGGTGTCCTTCTGGCGCATCAGCTCGTTCACGAACTCCATCAGGTGCGCGACCATCGTGTTGAACGAGAACGTCTCCATGTCGCGGGAGACGTCGCGGATCGTCTGATGCGTGACGCGGCGCAGGGCGCGGGTTGCGTCATCTTCGCGATCCTCGACCGGGTTGCCGGCCGTCTCGGTAACAACCGCCCAGGCACGATCCAGGAAGCGTTGCGGACCGGAGACACCGCGTGAATTCCACGGGCCACCCAGGTGCCACGGCCCAAGAAACATCAGGAACAGCCGGACGGTATCTGCGCCCAGCTCATCGACCAGCTCATCTGGATCAACGACGTTTCCGCGGCTCTTGGACATCTTCTGCGAATCCTCGCCGAGGATGATGCCCTGGTTGAACAGCCGCCGGAACGGCTCGTCGATTTCGACGAGACCCATGTCACGCATCGCCTTGGTGAAAAAGCGCGCGTACAGCAGGTGCATCGTCATGTGCTCAACGCCGCCGGTGTACTGATCGAGCGGGGTCCAACGACGAACCAGATCGACATCAATCGGGCCATCGTCCTTGTGCGGAGTCAGGTAGCGGTACCAATACCAGGACGAGTCCATGAAGGTATCCATCGTGTCGGTCTCACGCCGTCCCGGCCCGCCACAGGATGGGCAGATCGTGTTGATAAAGCGCTCGTCCGACTTCAGCGGCGACTCGCCCGTTGGGCTGAACTGCGAGTCGTCCGGCAGGACGACCGGCAGATCCTCCTCTGGCACCGGCACGACGCCGCACTGATCGCAGTAAACAATCGGGATCGGCGTGCCCCAATAGCGCTGGCGCGAGATCAGCCAGTCGCGCATCCGGAAGGTCACCTCGCGAGAACCGAGTTCGCGCTCCTCCAGCCATTCAATCGTCGTCGCAATCGCTGTCTCAGCAGGCGTACCAGTCAGGTCGCCCGAGTTCACCATCTCGCCGATGTGACTATGAAACGTCACCTCCGGCTCAGCGACAAAGAACGGCTCATTGTGCAGGATCCCCATCGCTGTCTGCCCGACCCCTGTGCGCTGAACAATCTCGTGGTCGGCAGCGACGCTGCCCAGCTCAATCGATTTGTCGGCAAAGATGACGCCATTCCGCGCACCAGCATAGGCGACCCAGTGTCCAGGGCTCAGCGAAGAGCGAACCATTGCAGAGAAAGTATCGACCTGACGGCCACCGAGTGAGATGTGGAACTCACCATCAGCTTCGGTCGCCGTCATTGCCATGGTTCCAAGCGCGTGCTGGAAATTGGCGCGGTCATTCACGGCGTCGAACGGCACAACTGCTCGTACCTGACCATCCGGGCGGCGAATGACCGGGATAATCGGTAAACCGAATTTCAGCGCGAAGGCAAAGTCGCGCTCGTCATGGGCCGGAACAGCCATGATCGCGCCGGTGCCGTAGGTAATCAGGACATAGTCAGCGATCCAGACCGGCACGCGCTCGCCGTTGACTGGATTGATCGCGTAGCCACCGGTGAAGACGCCCGTCTTCTCCTTCTCAGTGGACTGCCGGGCGATCTCCGATTCACGGGCTGTCTGCTGCCGGTAAGCGTCGACCGCTTCGCGTTGCACGTCGGTCGTCAGCGAATCAACGAGCGGGTGTTCGGGAGCCAGGACCATGAAAGTCGCGCCCCACAGTGTATCGGGCCGGGTGGTGAAGACTTCGATCGGGTCGCCGTGCTCGGTGGTGAACGTTACCCGCGCACCCTCAGAGCGACCGATCCAGTTGCGCTGCATGATCTTGCCGCTCTCGGGCCACTCGACGTCGGGGTATTCCAGCAGCTCATCGGCGTACTTCGTGATGCGGAAGAACCACTGCTCCATCTGCCGCTGATAGACCTCGGCACCGCAGCGCTCGCAGCGTCCGTCGATCACCTGCTCGTTGGCCAGCACCGTCTGGTCATTCGGGCACCACCAGACGTTCTGCTTCTTCCGGTAGGCCAGGTCCTGCTCCAGGAACTTCAGGAAGAACCACTGGTTCCACTTGTAGTACTCCGGCAGGCAGGTAACGACTTCGGCGTCCCAGTCGAACATCGCACCCATATTGCGCATCTGGCGACGCATGTTCTCGATGTTGGACAGGGTCCACTTGGTCGGGTGAATGTTGCGCTTGATCGCGGCGTTCTCAGCCGGCAGGCCAAAGGCGTCGAAACCCATCGGGAAGAGGACGTTGTAGCCCTGCATGCGTCGGTAGCGCGCGGCGGTGTCTGACGGGGTCATCGCGTACCAGTGGCCGATGTGCAGATCACCGCTGGGGTATGGATACATCGTCACCGCGTACCACTTCGGTCGGGAGTCGTCCTCCAGGTCGGTGCGGTACAGCCCGGCATCTTCCCACGCCTCGCGCCACTTTGCCTCTACTGCCGCGTGGTCGTACCTGCTGTGCCGTGTGCGCTGGGTTTGCTCAGTCTCGCCTTGTGTCGTGCTCACGATGGTGTCCTTTCTCGGTCGGCTATCGGGTGCAAAAGAAGCAGCAACGCCGCACAAGCGGGATGCTCGCGCGGCGTCGCAAGGGAGCCATCACGCCACGCCCGGCGGACGGTCAGCATGGCGACGTCAGTCACCGCTGCGATGTCGTTGTATTGCCTGATTTCGGGCATCCCGTCGCCCCGCCTCCCAGAACCACGTCGTCCTGCCGACAGCGAGAAAAACAACGAGCCTTCCGTCCGGTCAGGGACGAAAGGCTCGGCTTCCGCGGTACCACCCTGCTTGGCCAGTCCCGCGTCATCCATGTGGTGGAGCTGCGGGGACTCGAACCCCGTACCTCAACACTGCCAGTGTTGCGCTCTCCCGGATGAGCTACAGCCCCATGATGATATGAGTGAGGCTGGCCCGCTTGGTGGCCTGCTAACGGAGGCTATCCGGCGGACGCTACTGCGGTTGCATTCACGTCCACGGCTCCCGGGCGAGTTCGACCATCTTGCCACCTCACACCACCGGCGGCTCGCTGCGTTCGGTCTACTACTCCCGATCGACGCCATGCTATTGCCGCGGTTGCCCGCGAACCGGCTAATCATACCCGTCACTCCAACGACCGTCAATCTGCGCCGATCGTGGAAACGGACTGGAACATGGTACAGTCCGCGCGCAGGAAAGGATCCACGATATGGTTGATCTTCCGCGCACCGGCGACCAGATCTCGACCATTGGTGAACGTGTCATCGCCCGCCTGGAAAGCACCAACGTGGCGCGCGAGCGTGCGCTGGCCGAGACGCGCCAGATCGTGCGTATGAGTGCGAACGCCATCCGCGCCGTCCACCGCAACAACTTCGACGAAGCCCGCGAGCTGCTGACGAAAGCGCGCGCGATGCAGGACGCGCTGGCCGCCGATCTCGTTGACGCGCCGAACATCTACTGGTCCGGCTACGTGCAGGACGCGCAGAAGGAGCTGGCCGAAGCGAATATCGTCCTCGGCATCATTTCCGGCAGCGGCGTTCCCGCGCCGGAAGATCTCAATGTCGAAGACGCGGTCTACCTGAACGGCCTCGCCGAAGCGGCCAGCGAGCTGCGTCGCTACATCCTTGACGCGCTGCGACGCGGGAAGCCGGAGCAGACCGAGGCGCTCCTCCAGACGATGGACGATGTCTACGGGCTGCTGGTCAGTGTCGACTATCCCGACGCTGTGACTGGTGGTTTGCGCCGAACGACCGACATGCTGCGGGGTGTGCTGGAGCGCACGCGCGGCGATCTGACGATCTCGATGCAGCAGCGCGACCTGCTGGCAGCGCTCAACCGCGCCGGGCAATAGCGCCATCTGGTCGGTTCGTAGCTCCAGTTCGGGTTATCCTTGCCGGGCGACTGTTGCCCATCATTCCAGCACGCTTGCCTGTACTACTGATGAGCTTTGCGCCGGTATTGCGCTTCCGCCCTGCCCATCCGGCCGATGATCTGGAGAACCGTCATGACCCGGGGATACATCCGAACGCTGGCGCTCGTCGGTGTCCTGCTGTTCTCACTCACCGCTGCTGCGCTGCCATCCGCTGCGAGCGCGCAGGACACCTATGCCATCCACTTCCCCTGGGTGCCAAACAACGACGCGATTTCAGGGCTCGGGTCGTGGTCGGCGGTGGTCGCGTTCCATAACGTCAGCGACACTCCGTGCGCGCTCTCCGTCTTCGTCGTCCAGGGCGGTACCTGGACGCGGACGGCGCAGCTCTCATTGAATGCGGCATCAACCCGCACCATTGGCGCGTCGTCGCTCGGCGTGCCGAAGCCGGGCTCACCAATGCGGCTTGAGGCGGCCTGCCAGATTGCCGCCAGCATCAAGACATTCTCGCCACCGACGGCCTCGTCGCCATGGTCGGATGGCACGGACATCGTCTCCGGCTATACCGGACTGACCGGCACCGACATCGCCGCCTCACGGCACGGAGCGGATGCTGGTTGGGTCCTGCCACTCGTCCAGACGAACAGCGGCTGGAATACGCTCATCACCGTCGCGAACCTCGGGGACACGTCGGCAGACACATCGCTCAAACTGTACGCCTTCGATAACGCCAACGGGCCGGGCGGCGCAGAGATGACCTTCTCGCGATCATTGGCGCCAGGCGAGGCGTGGACGCTGAATGCCGAGCAGGTGCTGAGTCGTGTCGGCTGGATCGGGTTCGCCCGGCTTACCAGCAACGGCGACCTCGGCGTCATCGCCCGTCGCATCAAGCCATCATCCAATATGGCCATGACCAACGTCGGGATCGCCACCAGCAGCCTGGCTCAGGGCAGCTACCGCACGGCTGCACCGCTGCTGTTCAACGCCTACAATGGCTGGAACACCGGCATTACGCTGGCCAATCCCTCGGCGGTACCGGCGACAGTCACGGTCGAATACATGGCCGCCGACGGTGGCTATGTGACTGACACGCAGCTCGTCGTGCCGCCCAGCGCCATGCAGTACATCTACACACCGTCCGATGTCAGTAACGCCGGATTCGTCGGTAGCGCGAACATCACCAGCAATGTGCCGATCATCTCGTCGGTCGATGAAGTGAAGTACGAGACAACCGAGGGGCTGTCCTACACGACCACCGGCGCACGCAACAAGGAGCTTGCCATCCCGCTGCTGTTCCGCGAAGGCCCCCAGAAGGGCAAGTCCGACAACTCCGGCATCAGCATCAGCAATCTCGATCCGCTCTCCAGCACAACCGTGCAGATCGAGCTCCTGTCAATCTATGGCGTCGATCTGCTGGAAGCGCCGGTTGAACTCATCATTCCGCCGGGCGGTGTCGGCGTCATCTATCTGCCATTCATCGACGCCATCGCGCCGGGCACCGTCGTCACCGCGCGCCTCTCCGCTTCGAATTCGGTCGGCATCGTCGCCATCTCGAACGACATCAATTACGCCGTGGCCGGTGACGGCTCAACGGTGTTCAGTGCGACCGGTTCTGCCGGTGTCTATATCGCAGGAGGGGCAGGGCAGTGACCACAGACGAATCACGTACGGGCGCGTTCACCGACATCGTTGATGCGCTGAACGCGGGCGACCTCGCAGCCGTTTTCCGGCTGATCGAGCAGGAGTTGGGCAGCAGCCCTGATCAGGGACGCCGCTATGCCCTGCACCTGATGCGTGCACGGCTGCGCTTTGTGGCCGACGACGCCGGGCTCGTCTTCCCGGATCTCGATGCGGCGCTCCAGTTGGCTTCGTCCGCCGAGGAGCAGGCCGCCGTCCTGCAGGTGCGCGCCGAAGTGGCCGAGG
This Thermomicrobiales bacterium DNA region includes the following protein-coding sequences:
- a CDS encoding leucine--tRNA ligase, whose protein sequence is MSTTQGETEQTQRTRHSRYDHAAVEAKWREAWEDAGLYRTDLEDDSRPKWYAVTMYPYPSGDLHIGHWYAMTPSDTAARYRRMQGYNVLFPMGFDAFGLPAENAAIKRNIHPTKWTLSNIENMRRQMRNMGAMFDWDAEVVTCLPEYYKWNQWFFLKFLEQDLAYRKKQNVWWCPNDQTVLANEQVIDGRCERCGAEVYQRQMEQWFFRITKYADELLEYPDVEWPESGKIMQRNWIGRSEGARVTFTTEHGDPIEVFTTRPDTLWGATFMVLAPEHPLVDSLTTDVQREAVDAYRQQTARESEIARQSTEKEKTGVFTGGYAINPVNGERVPVWIADYVLITYGTGAIMAVPAHDERDFAFALKFGLPIIPVIRRPDGQVRAVVPFDAVNDRANFQHALGTMAMTATEADGEFHISLGGRQVDTFSAMVRSSLSPGHWVAYAGARNGVIFADKSIELGSVAADHEIVQRTGVGQTAMGILHNEPFFVAEPEVTFHSHIGEMVNSGDLTGTPAETAIATTIEWLEERELGSREVTFRMRDWLISRQRYWGTPIPIVYCDQCGVVPVPEEDLPVVLPDDSQFSPTGESPLKSDERFINTICPSCGGPGRRETDTMDTFMDSSWYWYRYLTPHKDDGPIDVDLVRRWTPLDQYTGGVEHMTMHLLYARFFTKAMRDMGLVEIDEPFRRLFNQGIILGEDSQKMSKSRGNVVDPDELVDELGADTVRLFLMFLGPWHLGGPWNSRGVSGPQRFLDRAWAVVTETAGNPVEDREDDATRALRRVTHQTIRDVSRDMETFSFNTMVAHLMEFVNELMRQKDTEVAHTSAWREAIDTLPLLLAPGAPYISEELWHQLGKPFSVHTQSWPEWDEALAAEDTIEVAVQVNGKVRGHVSLAPDVSQPDALDAARANERIAEYLSGKTVVKEIYVAGRLINFVVR
- a CDS encoding haloacid dehalogenase gives rise to the protein MVDLPRTGDQISTIGERVIARLESTNVARERALAETRQIVRMSANAIRAVHRNNFDEARELLTKARAMQDALAADLVDAPNIYWSGYVQDAQKELAEANIVLGIISGSGVPAPEDLNVEDAVYLNGLAEAASELRRYILDALRRGKPEQTEALLQTMDDVYGLLVSVDYPDAVTGGLRRTTDMLRGVLERTRGDLTISMQQRDLLAALNRAGQ